Proteins encoded within one genomic window of Streptomyces profundus:
- a CDS encoding CpaF family protein, with protein MRGTGGPSELLLPGQLAPPSTLAEAITESVLQRLAQYAHARESAGLPQESGEEHRATAARLVADELQRHARAELAAGRPSPSPQAETAAAESVLDAVLGAGMLERLLADPEVENITVNGADRVWLRLADGTKRRGPAVARSDEELVELVRLLAARAGEDERRFDRGVPSVNVQLADGSRLFAAMAVTRRVSLSIRKHRFTRVTLADLVRLGMCDQTVADVLAAMVRARKNIVVAGGTNVGKTTFLRALASQIPPEERLVTIEDTFELRLDADSRAHPDVVAMQARAANIEGQGAIDQAELVRWALRMSPDRVIVGEIRGSEVVPMCNAMSQGNDGSLSTIHSSTSRGVFTKLAAYAAQSPERLSAEATNLLVASAVHFVVHLGWDAARRRAVTSIREVLDADGTQVVSNEVFAPGPDGRAVLSAPLRPETMRELNDAGLPLDALSSGWGLS; from the coding sequence GTGAGGGGCACGGGCGGGCCTTCGGAGTTGCTGCTGCCGGGGCAGTTGGCGCCTCCTTCGACCCTGGCGGAGGCGATCACGGAGAGCGTTCTGCAACGGTTGGCGCAGTACGCGCACGCGAGGGAGTCGGCTGGCCTGCCGCAGGAGAGTGGTGAGGAGCATCGGGCGACGGCAGCTCGGCTGGTCGCCGACGAGTTGCAGCGTCATGCCCGCGCCGAGCTGGCCGCCGGGCGCCCCTCGCCGAGCCCTCAGGCCGAAACGGCCGCCGCCGAGAGCGTCCTGGACGCGGTGTTGGGCGCGGGCATGTTGGAGCGTCTGCTGGCCGATCCCGAGGTGGAGAACATCACCGTCAACGGCGCCGACCGGGTCTGGCTGCGTTTGGCCGACGGGACGAAGCGTCGTGGGCCGGCGGTGGCGCGGTCGGACGAGGAGCTGGTCGAGCTGGTGCGCCTGTTGGCGGCGCGGGCCGGCGAGGACGAACGCCGCTTCGACCGGGGCGTTCCCAGCGTCAATGTGCAACTGGCGGACGGGTCACGGCTCTTCGCGGCGATGGCGGTGACGCGGCGGGTTTCCCTGTCGATCCGTAAACACCGCTTCACCCGGGTCACCCTGGCGGACCTGGTCCGGCTGGGCATGTGCGATCAGACGGTGGCGGATGTTCTGGCGGCGATGGTGCGGGCGCGGAAGAACATCGTCGTCGCGGGCGGCACCAACGTCGGCAAGACGACGTTCCTGCGGGCGCTGGCCTCACAGATCCCGCCCGAGGAGCGGCTGGTGACCATCGAGGACACCTTCGAACTGCGGCTGGACGCCGACAGCCGCGCGCATCCGGATGTGGTGGCGATGCAGGCACGGGCGGCCAATATCGAGGGACAGGGGGCGATCGACCAGGCGGAACTCGTGCGCTGGGCCCTGCGGATGTCCCCCGACCGCGTGATCGTCGGCGAGATCCGCGGGTCGGAGGTGGTGCCGATGTGCAACGCCATGAGTCAGGGCAACGACGGGTCGCTGTCGACCATCCACTCCTCGACCTCGCGCGGGGTCTTCACCAAGTTGGCCGCCTACGCGGCGCAGTCCCCCGAGCGGTTGTCGGCGGAGGCGACGAATCTGCTGGTCGCCTCGGCGGTGCACTTCGTCGTGCACCTGGGGTGGGACGCGGCTCGGCGGCGGGCCGTCACGTCCATTCGGGAGGTGTTGGACGCGGACGGCACCCAGGTCGTCTCTAACGAGGTCTTCGCGCCGGGGCCCGATGGTCGCGCCGTCCTGTCCGCGCCCCTGCGGCCGGAGACCATGCGCGAGTTGAACGACGCAGGTTTGCCGTTGGATGCCCTCAGCAGTGGATGGGGGTTGTCGTGA
- a CDS encoding type II secretion system F family protein — protein MTVHDVLVPLAVGLGAAAGAGLMLAVAGLRRTAARPSARRSVWGRWRALLKPRLFVALAAGLLVVAVTRWPVAGVLVVVGVVALPQLLGPDRRGARRIERMEAIATWTEMLRDTLSAAAGLGQALLATAPLAPGPVRNEVAALAERIRAGQPLPEALERFAVEMDDPAADTVVTVLRVASHRQAAQLGPLLGSLAEAVRDQVAMRQRVGAGRTSTRTSIRVCCGTTLTLAAGLMVFNQPYLEPFGTPLGQLALALAGGLFAASFAWLHSIARVAEPPRLLSRDTDGVPVMPAPRSAVSR, from the coding sequence GTGACGGTGCACGACGTTCTCGTACCGCTGGCCGTCGGGTTGGGCGCGGCGGCGGGGGCCGGCCTGATGCTGGCCGTGGCCGGTCTTCGGCGTACGGCTGCCCGGCCCAGTGCGCGGCGGTCGGTCTGGGGCCGGTGGCGAGCCTTGTTGAAGCCGCGTCTCTTCGTCGCGTTGGCCGCCGGTCTCCTGGTGGTGGCGGTGACGCGGTGGCCGGTGGCGGGGGTGCTGGTTGTCGTCGGTGTGGTCGCTCTGCCGCAGTTGCTGGGGCCGGATCGGCGGGGTGCTCGGCGGATCGAGCGGATGGAGGCCATCGCCACCTGGACGGAGATGCTCCGGGACACGCTCTCGGCCGCCGCCGGGCTGGGGCAGGCCCTGTTGGCCACCGCTCCTCTCGCGCCGGGCCCGGTGCGGAACGAAGTGGCGGCCTTGGCCGAGCGCATTCGCGCGGGACAGCCGCTGCCCGAGGCACTGGAACGGTTCGCGGTCGAGATGGACGACCCGGCGGCGGACACCGTGGTGACCGTGCTGCGGGTCGCCTCGCACCGGCAGGCCGCGCAACTGGGCCCGCTGCTCGGTTCCCTGGCCGAGGCCGTGCGCGACCAGGTCGCCATGCGGCAACGCGTCGGGGCTGGGCGCACCAGCACCCGCACCTCCATCCGCGTCTGCTGCGGCACGACGTTGACCCTGGCGGCGGGGCTGATGGTCTTCAACCAGCCCTATCTGGAGCCCTTCGGTACACCGCTCGGCCAGTTGGCGTTGGCCCTGGCAGGAGGGTTGTTCGCGGCCTCGTTCGCGTGGTTGCACTCCATCGCGCGCGTCGCAGAGCCGCCACGTCTGCTGTCCCGCGATACCGATGGCGTTCCGGTGATGCCGGCGCCGCGCTCGGCGGTGAGCCGATGA
- a CDS encoding type II secretion system F family protein — protein MIPILLGAFFGAGLAVLAYGLRPPRPHLSTALARLSRPAAPTDEHEEPRSGRPLERCGRGLVPLLRTTGLPSSVLRRDLVVAERGVETFLATKAAAAGIGLLLPWLACALLTVGVGWTGWWMPTSASLLLAVAFFFLPDGEVRGLARRRREELRHTLSVVLDLTVISLAGGAGIHQALHDATNACQGWAAGQMRRALAAAQVTRTNPWQHLGDLGRRTGVSELEELAGTVMLAGTEGAKVRASLQAKAQAMRRRQLTQAEGAAQAATERMAFPVLLQFLGFLTFIGTPALSHVLSGL, from the coding sequence ATGATCCCGATCCTGTTGGGCGCGTTCTTCGGCGCCGGTCTCGCCGTCCTCGCCTACGGCCTTCGCCCGCCCCGCCCGCATCTGTCGACCGCGCTGGCACGCCTGAGCCGGCCCGCCGCCCCGACCGACGAACACGAAGAGCCTCGATCTGGCCGGCCGTTGGAACGGTGTGGTCGCGGGCTGGTACCGCTGCTGCGAACGACCGGCCTGCCGTCCTCGGTGCTCCGACGCGACCTGGTGGTGGCCGAGCGCGGCGTCGAGACGTTCCTCGCCACCAAGGCCGCTGCGGCCGGGATCGGGCTCCTTCTCCCCTGGCTGGCCTGCGCCCTCTTGACCGTGGGTGTCGGCTGGACGGGTTGGTGGATGCCGACATCCGCCAGCCTGTTGCTGGCCGTCGCGTTCTTCTTCCTCCCCGACGGTGAGGTACGCGGGCTCGCGCGCCGACGCCGGGAGGAACTGCGGCACACGCTCTCCGTGGTGCTGGACCTGACGGTCATCTCCCTGGCTGGCGGCGCGGGCATTCACCAGGCGCTCCACGATGCCACCAACGCCTGCCAGGGCTGGGCCGCAGGCCAGATGCGGCGGGCACTGGCCGCCGCCCAGGTCACCCGCACCAATCCCTGGCAGCATCTCGGGGACCTCGGCCGGCGCACCGGCGTCAGCGAACTGGAGGAGCTGGCCGGCACGGTGATGCTCGCCGGCACGGAGGGCGCGAAGGTCCGCGCTTCTCTCCAGGCGAAGGCCCAGGCGATGCGTCGACGTCAGCTCACCCAGGCGGAGGGCGCGGCCCAGGCGGCCACCGAACGCATGGCGTTCCCCGTCCTGCTCCAGTTCCTCGGGTTCCTCACCTTCATCGGGACCCCGGCCCTCTCCCACGTTCTGTCCGGTCTGTAG
- a CDS encoding TadE/TadG family type IV pilus assembly protein, protein MSSRRDRGAVSAQLVVLTPVLMLLLLVAVQFALAWHAQHIAQLAASQGLADARAADGDESAGSDAAQAAIDNTAGRVLRQARVHTSRTESAASVRVDGQVLPLIPGLNLTVSGRAEGPVERFTTPEGAP, encoded by the coding sequence GTGAGTAGCCGCCGAGACCGCGGTGCCGTCTCCGCGCAGCTGGTCGTCCTGACCCCGGTCCTGATGCTGTTGCTGCTGGTGGCCGTCCAGTTCGCCCTGGCCTGGCACGCCCAGCACATCGCGCAACTCGCGGCCTCCCAGGGCCTGGCCGACGCCCGGGCGGCGGACGGGGACGAGTCGGCGGGAAGCGACGCGGCCCAGGCCGCCATCGACAACACGGCCGGGCGGGTTCTGCGCCAGGCGCGCGTCCATACCTCGCGCACCGAGTCGGCCGCCTCCGTCCGCGTCGACGGCCAGGTCCTCCCGCTCATCCCCGGGCTCAACCTCACCGTCAGCGGGCGCGCGGAGGGGCCGGTCGAGCGGTTCACCACCCCGGAGGGCGCCCCGTGA
- a CDS encoding TadE family protein — translation MNRRKDDGSASLELVLLTPVLILLTMLVVGLGRVADARIRVEDAAHHAARAASLAYDTERAQRAAHQAAGAALAGCAQHSVNLDHDGLLPGSTVTATVSCRSDLTDLVGTGLPGALTLTATSTSPVDTYRSTE, via the coding sequence GTGAACCGTCGAAAGGACGATGGCTCGGCCTCGCTCGAACTGGTCCTGCTCACACCCGTGTTGATTCTGCTGACCATGCTGGTCGTGGGTCTGGGCCGGGTCGCCGACGCCCGCATCCGGGTGGAGGACGCCGCCCACCACGCCGCCCGCGCGGCCTCCCTCGCCTATGACACCGAGCGCGCGCAGCGCGCCGCGCATCAGGCCGCCGGCGCGGCCCTCGCCGGCTGCGCCCAGCACTCCGTGAACCTCGATCACGACGGCCTGCTCCCCGGCAGCACCGTGACGGCGACCGTCTCCTGCCGAAGCGACCTCACCGACCTCGTCGGCACCGGCCTGCCAGGGGCCCTCACCCTGACGGCCACCAGCACCTCGCCCGTCGACACCTACCGGAGCACCGAATGA
- a CDS encoding pilus assembly protein TadG-related protein, whose product MTSVSSRLRQRRRAAAGDEGQITGFVVGIFAGLWLVAGIVIDGGMALAAKTNALNTAQEAARSAAQQLDITALRAEADTRLDEERAQAAALDYVAATGGEATVRVAGDRVTVSVTRQQPTQILRLVGLHQLAVSGEAVASAERGTARTTPEEDR is encoded by the coding sequence ATGACGTCAGTCAGCAGCAGACTGCGGCAGAGGCGACGGGCGGCAGCCGGCGACGAAGGGCAGATCACCGGGTTCGTCGTGGGGATCTTCGCCGGACTCTGGCTGGTGGCCGGCATCGTCATCGACGGCGGCATGGCCCTGGCGGCCAAGACGAACGCGCTGAACACCGCCCAGGAAGCGGCCCGCAGCGCGGCTCAGCAGCTTGACATCACGGCCCTTCGCGCCGAGGCCGACACCCGGCTCGACGAGGAGCGCGCCCAAGCCGCCGCACTGGACTACGTAGCCGCCACCGGGGGAGAGGCCACCGTCCGGGTGGCGGGCGACCGCGTCACCGTCAGCGTCACCCGTCAACAACCCACGCAGATCCTGCGACTGGTCGGGCTCCACCAGCTGGCCGTCAGCGGCGAGGCGGTCGCCAGCGCAGAACGCGGAACCGCTCGCACGACGCCGGAGGAAGACCGTTGA